One region of Mangifera indica cultivar Alphonso chromosome 3, CATAS_Mindica_2.1, whole genome shotgun sequence genomic DNA includes:
- the LOC123211326 gene encoding LOW QUALITY PROTEIN: methylcrotonoyl-CoA carboxylase subunit alpha, mitochondrial (The sequence of the model RefSeq protein was modified relative to this genomic sequence to represent the inferred CDS: inserted 1 base in 1 codon): MSLMALILRRKPNDKSFLLQLRLFSDSTSHVKPSQGHQQEPIEKILIANRGEIACRIMRTAKXLGIRTVAVYSDADKDSLHVKSADEAIRLGPPPARLSYLQGSYIVEAAIRTGAQAIHPGYGFLSESADFAQLCEDKGIKFIGPPVSAIRDMGDKSASKRIMGAAGVPLVPGYHGHEQDIDFMKSEADKIGYPILIKPTHGGGGKGMRIVQSQNEFVDSFLGAQREAAASFGVNTILLEKYITQPRHIEVQIFGDKYGNVLHLYERDCSVQRRHQKIIEEAPAPNVTNDFRSHLGQAAVSAAKAVNYDNAGTVEFIVDTESGHFYFMEMNTRLQVEHPVTEMIVGQDLVEWQIRVANGEPLPLSQSQVPLLGHAFEARIYAENVPKGFLPATGVLHHYHPVPVSSEVRVETGVKQGDTVSMHYDPMIAKLVVRGENRAVALVKLKNCLSNFQVAGVPTNINFLQKLANHRAFQSGNVETHFIEHHKDDLFVNHSSSALAKVSYSAARLNTMLVAACICEQEHSAFKQSPFGSHRLLPIWYARPPFRVHHHARRIMELEWENEYDNTCSKLFTLNVIYQPDGSYLIEIAEDGSPGLEVKATCLGEHDFRVEFDGASTDVSLAVYSKDRTKHIHVWNCLQHHHFKQKLGLELSNDEEIQHKTSHETAKGPPGTVVAPMAGLVVKVLVKDGTKVEEGQPILVLEAMKMEHVVKAPSGGIVNGLQVTAGQQVSDGGVLFRVHEMDSGSGEGDEGAAKNEKSNNSEAKNGLVSDAKSERKRDLFFRADKIDFKSWDIQLEKHLSRVWSRDREVHSRKQEEWEIDLAKLDIKHEVARGTYGTVYRGVYDGQDAAVKVLDWGEDGMVTSAETAALRASFQQEVAVWQKLDHPNVTKFIGASMGTSNLKIPSKGDTSDHHNSIPSRACCVVVEYVPGGTLKKFLIRNRSKKLALKVVIQLALDLSRGLSYLHSKKIVHRDVKTENMLLDANRTLKIADFGVARVEAQNPRDMTGETGTLGYMAPEVLDGKPYNRKCDVYSFGICLWEIYCCDMPYPNLSFADVSAAVVRQNLRLDIPRCCPHSLVSIMRKCWDANPEKRPDMEEVVRLLEAVDTSKGGGMIPEDEAQGCFCFMPTRGP; the protein is encoded by the exons ATGTCGTTAATGGCATTAATTCTCCGTCGAAAGCCCAACGACAAGTCGTTTCTTCTCCAATTACGATTATTCAGCGACTCAACTTCGCATGTTAAACCGTCGCAAGGACATCAACAAGAACCCATAGAAAAAATTCTGATAGCAAACAGAGGCGAAATCGCTTGCAGAATCATGAGAACCGCAA GGTTAGGAATTCGAACTGTCGCCGTTTACAGCGACGCCGACAAGGATTCTCTTCACGTGAAATCCGCTGATGAAGCTATTCGTCTCGGTCCTCCTCCGGCTCGGTTGAGTTACCTCCAAGGCTCGTACATTGTCGAGGCCGCGATCCGAACTGGCGCTCAG GCTATCCACCCTGGTTATGGTTTCTTGTCAGAAAGTGCTGATTTCGCGCAGCTTTGTGAAGATAAGGGTATTAAATTTATTGGTCCCCCAGTATCTGCTATCCGGGATATGGGTGATAAGAG TGCATCGAAGAGAATAATGGGTGCAGCAGGGGTGCCACTTGTGCCTGGATATCATGGCCATGAACAAGATATTGATTTTATGAAATCAGAAGCTGATAAAATTGGATATCCTATCTTAATAAAACCAACACATGGAGGTGGAGGAAAG ggTATGAGGATTGTACAAAGTCAGAATGAATTTGTTGACTCTTTCTTGGGAGCACAACGTGAGGCTGCTGCTTCTTTTGGTGTAAACACAATTTTGTTAGAGAAGTACATTACTCAACCAAGGCACATAGAAGTACAG ATATTTGGGGACAAGTATGGAAATGTGCTGCATTTGTATGAGAGGGATTGCAGTGTGCAGAGAAGGCACCAGAAGATAATTGAAGAAGCTCCAGCT CCAAATGTCACCAATGACTTTCGCTCACATTTGGGGCAGGCTGCTGTATCTGCTGCCAAG GCAGTTAATTACGACAATGCGGGTACTGTGGAGTTCATTGTTGATACTGAATCAGGCCACTTTTATTTTATGGAGATGAACACCCGTCTTCAg GTTGAGCATCCTGTGACTGAGATGATTGTTGGTCAAGATCTAGTAGAGTGGCAAATCCGTGTTGCAAATGGAGAACCTCTTCCTCTGAGTCAATCACAAGTTCCCTTATTAG GTCATGCTTTTGAAGCCCGGATATATGCTGAAAATGTCCCTAAAGGATTTCTTCCTGCAACTGGAGttcttcatcattatcatcCTGTCCCGGTCTCTTCTGAAG TTCGGGTTGAGACTGGAGTTAAACAAGGAGATACTGTTAGCATGCACTATGATCCTATGATTGCAAAGCTTGTAGTGCGGGGTGAAAACCGTGCTGTGGCACTGGTCAAGCTGAAGAATTGTTTATCAAACTTTCAG GTTGCAGGTGTGCCCACTAATATCAACTTTCTCCAAAAACTTGCTAATCATAGGGCATTTCAAAGTGGAAACGTGGAAACTCATTTTATTGAGCATCATAAAGATGACCTCTTTGTTAATCATAGTAGTTCTGCCTTAGCAAAGGTTTCTTACAGTGCTGCAAGACTCAACACAATGCTGGTAGCTGCATGTATTTGTGAACAAGAACATTCCGCTTTTAAGCAAAGTCCCTTTG GGAGCCACAGGTTACTTCCCATATGGTATGCTCGTCCTCCTTTCAGAGTCCATCATCATGCTAGGCGAATCATGGAACTTGAGTGGGAGAATGAGTATGATAATACTTGCTCAAAGCTTTTTACACTCAATGTCATTTATCAGCCAGATGGGAGCTATCTGATTGAG ATAGCAGAAGATGGTTCACCTGGTTTAGAAGTCAAGGCAACTTGCCTAGGTGAGCATGATTTTAGAGTtgaatttgatggtgcaagcaCAGATGTTAGTTTAGCTGTTTACTCCAAG GATCGCACTAAGCACATTCATGTATGGAATTGTTTACAACACCAccatttcaagcaaaaattgGGGCTTGAGTTGTCTAATGATGAGGAAATCCAGCATAAGACCAGTCATGAAACTGCAAAAGGTCCCCCAGGGACTGTGGTAGCACCCATGGCTGGTTTAGTAGTAAAGGTTCTTGTGAAAGATGGGACAAAGGTGGAAGAAGGACAACCTATTTTAGTGTTAGAAGCAATGAAGATGGAG cATGTGGTAAAGGCACCATCTGGTGGGATTGTCAATGGGCTTCAAGTAACAGCTGGCCAACAAGTTTCAGATGGTGGTGTTCTCTTCAGGGTTCACG AAATGGATTCTGGTAGTGGTGAGGGAGATGAAGGTGctgcaaaaaatgaaaaatcaaataacagTGAAGCTAAAAATGGGTTGGTTTCAGATGCGAAGAGTGAAAGAAAGAGGGACTTGTTTTTTAGAGCTGATAAGATTGATTTCAAGAGCTGGGATATTCAGCTGGAGAAGCACTTAAGCAGAGTTTGGTCTAGGGACAGAGAAGTTCATTCGCGGAAACAGGAAGAGTGGGAGATTGATTTGGCTAAACTTGATATAAAGCATGAAGTAGCTCGTGGCACTTACGGAACTGTTTATCGTGGCGTATATGATGGTCAAGATGCTGCAG TGAAGGTATTGGATTGGggagaggatggaatggtcacTTCTGCTGAAACTGCTGCTCTCCGGGCATCATTTCAGCAAGAGGTTGCTGTCTGGCAAAAGCTTGACCACCCAAATGTTACAAAG TTTATTGGAGCTTCAATGGGAACTTCCAATCTTAAGATTCCTTCCAAAGGTGACACAAGTGACCACCATAATTCTATTCCTTCAAGGGCTTGCTGCGTTGTCGTTGAGTACGTTCCAGGTGGGACactgaagaaatttttaatcAGGAATAGAAGCAAAAAACTCGCCTTAAAGGTTGTGATTCAACTTGCTTTGGATCTCTCTAGAGG GTTGAGTTATCTTCACTCGAAGAAGATTGTACATCGAGATGTGAAGACAGAAAATATGTTGCTTGATGCTAACAGAACTTTGAAAATAGCTGATTTTGGTGTTGCTCGAGTTGAAGCTCAAAATCCAAGAGATATGACAGGGGAAACTGGAACCCTTGGCTACATGGCCCCTGAG GTGCTTGATGGGAAGCCTTACAATCGAAAATGTGATGTCTACAGCTTTGGTATATGCTTATGGGAAATCTACTGCTGCGACATGCCTTACCCTAATCTTAGTTTTGCCGATGTTTCAGCTGCAGTTGTTAGACAG aACTTACGGCTGGATATCCCTAGATGTTGCCCACATTCATTGGTAAGCATAATGCGAAAATGCTGGGATGCAAACCCAGAAAAGCGGCCTGACATGGAGGAGGTGGTGAGGTTGCTAGAAGCAGTAGACACAAGCAAGGGAGGAGGCATGATACCTGAAGATGAAGCTCAAGGATGTTTCTGCTTCATGCCAACTCGAGGCccataa
- the LOC123209985 gene encoding EKC/KEOPS complex subunit TP53RK — MELTANNDDGSLILIKQGAEARVFESTFVGRRSIVKERFSKKYRHPSLDSKLTLRRLNAEARCMTKARRLGVSTPVLYAMDPVQHTLTFEYVEGPSVKDVFLEFGLHGILEERLDDIAVQIGDAIAKLHDGGLIHGDLTTSNMLIRNGTNQLVLIDFGLSFTSTLPEDKAVDLYVLERALVSMHSSCGNVMDRILAAYRKSSKQWSSTMNKLAQVRQRGRKRTMVG, encoded by the exons ATGGAACTTACAGCCAATAATGATGATGGTTCCCTCATTCTGATTAAGCAAGGAGCTGAAGCT AGAGTTTTTGAATCAACATTTGTGGGAAGGAGGTCTATTGTGAAGGAACGCTTCTCAAAGAAGTACAGGCACCCCTCATTGGATTCAAAACTTACTCTCAGGCGCCTCAATGCT GAGGCTAGGTGCATGACAAAAGCAAGACGACTTGGGGTTTCAACTCCAGTGCTGTATGCCATGGACCCTGTGCAGCATACCCTGACATTTGAGTATGTGGAGGGCCCTTCGGTTAAAGATGTATTCCTCGAATTTGGGTTGCATGGTATTTTGGAAGAGCGATTGGATGATATTGCAGTACAGATTGGTGATGCAATTGCTAAATTACATGATGGTGGTCTCATTCATGGTGACTTGACCACATCAAACATGCTAATTAGGAATGGTACAAACCAGCTG GTCCTGATTGACTTTGGTCTGAGCTTCACATCAACCCTTCCAGAAGACAAAGCTGTTGATTTATATGTACTTGAGAGAGCCTTGGTTTCAATGCATTCTTCATGTGGGAATGTG ATGGACCGAATACTTGCTGCCTATAGGAAGTCCTCAAAGCAGTGGTCATCCACAATGAATAAGCTCGCACAAG TGCGTCAAAGGGGTCGAAAGCGCACCATGGTTGGATGA
- the LOC123210923 gene encoding CST complex subunit STN1, with protein MENSLQNTHVKLLAFDLLSLTPTPDPTIFSRLGKLLLSRVEILGTITSRDYKPNKFLKFTIDDGTGSVSCLLWLNHLNSPYFSRRDPSTVRLIANVAAGFAPQIKVGVVCRVRGKIGSYRGEVQVTVSDIVIEKDPNMEVLHWLDCMRLARKCYDVESKLN; from the coding sequence ATGGAAAATTCACTCCAAAACACGCACGTAAAGCTGCTAGCTTTCGATCTCCTCTCTCTCACTCCCACGCCGGACCCAACTATCTTCTCTCGTCTCGGCAAACTCCTCCTTTCACGCGTCGAAATCCTTGGCACAATCACCTCACGTGACTACAAACCTAACAAATTCCTTAAATTCACCATCGACGACGGAACCGGCTCCGTTTCCTGCCTTCTCTGGCTTAACCACCTCAACTCCCCCTATTTCTCGCGCCGCGACCCATCAACTGTTCGATTAATTGCCAACGTGGCCGCCGGCTTTGCCCCGCAGATTAAAGTCGGTGTTGTGTGTAGAGTGCGAGGGAAGATTGGTAGCTATAGAGGTGAGGTGCAGGTTACCGTTTCTGATATTGTGATTGAGAAAGACCCCAACATGGAGGTCCTTCATTGGTTGGATTGCATGAGATTGGCTCGAAAATGTTATGATGTTGaaagtaaattaaattaa